The window CCATTCACACGCGGCCGGAGTACCTCTTTCACTATTCTGACACGCCACCAAATACGGATAACCAATAAGGATTTGACTTCGCGTGGATGCGGCGGTTGAGTCACTTTCTCTTTCAGTTTTCTTCGTTCGCCGCGGTTTAGAACGCGTCGCCTAGCCGAAGCTCAAGTCCTCTGTTCAAGATGCCCGGGGGTGAATGACGAGGCGTTGATTAAGTCTCTCTTGGGAATTGCTTCCCGGCTGCGTTCTCTAACGAAGAGGCGGGTTGGCTCTGAAGCAGGTGACTTCCTGATCGGCCGTTTGCTCTCGGCCAGTTTCGCTGGGGAAGAGTTGCATGGAAGCGGATTGACGCTGATTGCCCGATGAGTTTTGAGCTTGAGATTGCCGTCGCGACATATCGCCCCCATTCGCCCTTCTGAAGACGTTCGAATTCGCTCGGTCGTTTCGCTTCCCTGGTTCATGCGTTAACCACTGTCGTAGTAAGTCAGCCCGTGCTCGGGGCGGATGCCCTGCGACGACAACGAGGTGTAGCTGACCTCGATCACTCGCATCACACCGCCGCACAGGCGACACTTCATCGGCACGGTCAGTGGTTCATCCTGTGGCGCGTAGCCGCTGCCCAGCCAGAACGTCCAGCCAAGCATCAGCCAGACCATCCACTTCACCTCCTCGACCTTCACCTTGCTGTTCCCGCTCATCCAACCGTAGTGGCGGATCTTCATGAAGTTCGTTGGCAGCACGTGCTGCAAGAAGTTGCCCACGAAGTCGTCGCCGGCAACGGTCTTGCTCTGCATCACGTTCCCTTTGCGACGGATTTGGTACGTCACCGTTTCCGAATTGACATCCATGATGCGACTGTCGTTGATCGCGACTCGATGAACGTACGGTGCCAGGTACTTCAGCGTCGGAACGCCGTGCCCAACCGGCTGGATGTCGACAACGAAGTCTTTCGACCAAGCTTCACGATCGATTTGGGCATAAAGACCTGCCGCTCGAAGCTCTTCGGCAAGCTTCGCCTTATAGGTGCGGATCAACGTGCCGTGATGGAACAAGAAGTTCTTCGGTGTGCTCTGCCATGACAGGGCGTGGCCAAGCTCATCCAGTTTCACTCCGCCGCCAGGAACGACATAGTGAACGTGCGGATGATAGACGGCCGGATCGCGACCCCAGGTATGAAGCACGCCGAAGAATCCAAGTTGGCATCCTTTCAGGCTCTTGGTTGCCGATCCCACATCGCGAATGCTCTGACTGCTCGCATTGGAATTGCCCACGAAAAGTTGACAGTGGGCCGGCGCACGTCAGACTTCTCTGACAGGAGAACCGATCCATGGACAAACGTCGAACATTTAGCCGCGAATACAAGCTGGCCGCAGTCAAGAAAGTCATCGAACAAGGCTTGTCGTACACCGCTGTCGCTAAAGACTTGGGGATCGGGGACAGCTTGATTCGCAAGTGGAAGAAGTCTTTTGACGAAGACGGAACATTCCAGGCCGAAGTAGTTGGTAGCCAATCCATTGAAGCCGAGCTGAGACGACTTCGCGAAGAGAATCGTCAACTCAAGATGGAACGCGACATTTTAAAAAAAGCGACGGCATTCTTCGCCAAAGAAAGTCACTGAGGTTGAAGTTCATTGGAGAGTGCCGCGATCGCTGGCCGATCGCAGTGCTCTGCCGAACCCTCGAAGTCACTCGCGCCGCTTATTACCGATTCGCCGGTCGCGGTCCCACAGCCACCGAGATCAAGCAAACCCAAATCATTCAAGCCGTCAAGGAAATCCGACTGGAAAAACATCACGATGCGTATGGAAGCCCGCGAATGCAACGAGCAATAGTCAAACGCGGTGTGGTGTGCTGCCGAAATACCGTCGCCAAATGCATGCGTCATGCGGGAATACAAGCCAATCGCCGCACCAAATTCAGAATATCGACCACTGACTCCAATCATGATCAGCCCATCGCCTCAAATTTGCTTGGCCAAAACTTCACGACCGAGGCAATCAATCGCGTCTGGCTAACGGACATCACCTACATCCCAACCCAAGAAGGCTCCACTTACCTCTGTGCATTCGTTGACCTGCATTCCCGCAAGATTGTCAGCTGGAAAACGAGCCGGAACATGGATTCGGAATTGGTGGTCGGGGCATTCGATCAAGCACTTACTTTTCGCAAGCCAAACGCGGGCCTGATCGTTCACAGCGATCGTGGCTCCCAATTCGCGAGCGATCATTTCCGCAGACGCCTGGCAGCCAGTGGGCTAGTTCAAAGCATGAGCCGTCGCGGGAACTGCTACGACAACGCACCGATGGAATCGTTCTTCAAGAGTTACAAAACCGAGGAAGCACAGCAGATTTACGACACGCACGAACACGCCACACGCGGCGTATCTGACTACATCGAACGATTTTACAACCCTCATCGCTTGCACTCGTCGCTGGGCTACCTCAGTCCAATCGATTTCGAGCAAGCGATCAAAGAACCGTCACTCGTAAGTGAGTCCTGACTCACAGGACTCACCGTTTACCTTTCCCTTAAGACCGGTCCACTGTCAACTTTTCGTGGGCAATTCCACATCGAACAAGCATCGGTAACCGTCACGTTGGTGAACGCGCAGCACCAAGCCAACCTCCCGGGGCACCGTGAAAGTGACCAAGAAGTGATGAACCGGCATCAGCTTGGCAGCCTGCGTTTCAATCCACGCCTGCGTCCGCTGGTGACCGCAGTTTGGGCAGTGCCGATTGCCACACGAACGTCCGACCCAGTGATCGCTTCCGCAACCGCCGCA of the Rhodopirellula baltica SH 1 genome contains:
- a CDS encoding IS3-like element ISRba6 family transposase (programmed frameshift) — translated: MDKRRTFSREYKLAAVKKVIEQGLSYTAVAKDLGIGDSLIRKWKKSFDEDGTFQAEVVGSQSIEAELRRLREENRQLKMERDIFKKSDGILRQRKSLRLKFIGECRDRWPIAVLCRTLEVTRAAYYRFAGRGPTATEIKQTQIIQAVKEIRLEKHHDAYGSPRMQRAIVKRGVVCCRNTVAKCMRHAGIQANRRTKFRISTTDSNHDQPIASNLLGQNFTTEAINRVWLTDITYIPTQEGSTYLCAFVDLHSRKIVSWKTSRNMDSELVVGAFDQALTFRKPNAGLIVHSDRGSQFASDHFRRRLAASGLVQSMSRRGNCYDNAPMESFFKSYKTEEAQQIYDTHEHATRGVSDYIERFYNPHRLHSSLGYLSPIDFEQAIKEPSLVSES